From the genome of Fibrobacter sp. UWB15, one region includes:
- the infA gene encoding translation initiation factor IF-1 → MAKEEGIQVEGVVLEALPNAFFRVQLGNGHEILAHVSGKMRRHFIRILPDDKVLVEISPYDLNRGRITYRYK, encoded by the coding sequence GTGGCTAAAGAAGAAGGAATACAAGTAGAAGGTGTTGTGTTGGAAGCTCTCCCCAACGCTTTCTTCCGTGTCCAACTCGGAAATGGCCACGAGATTCTCGCTCATGTTTCAGGAAAAATGCGTCGGCATTTCATTCGAATTTTGCCGGACGACAAAGTGTTGGTAGAGATTTCTCCCTACGATCTCAATCGTGGGCGAATCACATACCGTTACAAGTAA
- the rplR gene encoding 50S ribosomal protein L18: protein MTAIAKKRIQSRIARHERVRKSVVGTAECPRLAVRRSLSHMVAQIIDDENNKSLVQLTTTAKEFQAKFGEMTKSEQSKQLGIQIAEVAKSKGIESVVFDRGGYIYHGRVQALAEGAREGGLKF from the coding sequence ATGACTGCAATTGCTAAGAAAAGAATCCAGTCCAGAATCGCACGCCACGAACGTGTGCGCAAGTCTGTTGTCGGAACTGCAGAATGCCCTCGTTTGGCTGTTCGCCGTTCCTTGTCTCACATGGTCGCCCAGATTATCGATGACGAAAACAACAAGTCTCTCGTCCAGCTCACCACGACTGCCAAGGAATTCCAGGCTAAGTTTGGTGAAATGACGAAGTCGGAACAGAGCAAGCAGCTCGGTATCCAGATTGCTGAAGTCGCGAAGTCCAAGGGCATTGAATCCGTGGTCTTTGACCGCGGCGGTTACATCTATCACGGTCGCGTTCAGGCTCTCGCTGAGGGAGCTCGTGAAGGCGGACTCAAATTCTAG
- the secY gene encoding preprotein translocase subunit SecY yields the protein MEALKKALDAFANAFKIEDLRKKLLFTLGVLIIYRLGAHITIPGVNSAVLAEFFRNSNNLFGLYDSFTGGAFAKATIFALGIMPYISASIIIQLMGSVIPAIQMLQKEGQEGRARLNQYTRYFTVALAALQGWGISVWLSSLKVTTATGAGVSVLADDFATGAGNIGFRLLATLTFTAGTIFVMYLGEQITSHGVGNGISLIIFAGIVGGLPRAALAEIEMFKEDIQPLAIEIFILAVVILIIGFIVFVEQANRRIPLQSPRRTVGSKVVGGQSSYLPFKVNTAGVIPVIFASCIMFIPAMIASWFPNVSAMQSFAAAFIPGHITYSVIFALLIIFFTYFYTAIQYNPNDIAENLKRSGGFIPGIRPGNETAKYIDHVLTRISLPGSLFLALISVGPLHLKDALNMSFYIGGTSVLIVVGVALDTLRQLEAQLHTKNYEGFLKHGRIRGRMAS from the coding sequence ATGGAAGCTCTCAAGAAAGCCCTTGATGCGTTCGCTAATGCGTTCAAGATCGAAGACCTGCGTAAAAAGCTCCTTTTTACGCTCGGTGTTTTGATTATCTATCGCCTTGGCGCACACATCACTATCCCCGGAGTGAATTCTGCCGTTCTGGCGGAGTTCTTCCGTAACTCGAATAATTTGTTCGGTCTGTATGACTCCTTTACGGGCGGTGCATTCGCTAAAGCGACTATCTTCGCCCTAGGTATCATGCCGTACATCAGCGCGAGCATTATCATCCAGTTGATGGGCTCCGTGATTCCCGCTATCCAGATGCTTCAGAAGGAAGGTCAGGAAGGGCGCGCCAGGCTGAACCAATATACCCGTTACTTTACGGTAGCTCTCGCTGCCTTGCAGGGATGGGGCATTTCTGTGTGGCTTTCGTCCCTTAAGGTGACAACCGCTACCGGTGCCGGAGTGTCTGTCTTGGCTGATGACTTCGCTACGGGCGCCGGAAACATCGGTTTCCGTTTACTAGCTACCCTGACCTTCACCGCCGGTACGATCTTCGTGATGTACCTGGGCGAGCAGATTACCTCGCATGGTGTGGGTAACGGTATTTCTCTTATCATCTTCGCCGGTATCGTTGGCGGCCTTCCGCGGGCTGCCCTTGCAGAAATTGAAATGTTTAAGGAAGATATCCAGCCTCTCGCCATCGAGATCTTTATTCTCGCTGTCGTGATCCTGATTATCGGCTTTATCGTATTCGTCGAGCAAGCGAACCGTCGCATTCCACTCCAAAGTCCTCGCAGGACTGTAGGTTCCAAGGTCGTGGGCGGCCAGTCCAGCTATCTGCCTTTCAAGGTGAATACCGCTGGCGTGATTCCCGTGATCTTTGCAAGCTGCATCATGTTCATTCCGGCCATGATCGCTTCCTGGTTCCCGAACGTTTCTGCGATGCAGTCCTTTGCGGCTGCGTTCATCCCGGGTCACATTACCTATAGTGTGATCTTCGCTCTCCTGATTATATTCTTCACCTACTTCTATACGGCAATCCAGTACAACCCTAACGACATTGCCGAAAACCTCAAGAGAAGTGGTGGATTTATTCCGGGAATCCGTCCGGGTAACGAAACTGCAAAGTACATAGACCACGTTCTCACGAGAATTTCTTTGCCTGGATCGCTTTTCCTCGCTTTAATCAGTGTTGGTCCGCTCCATCTCAAAGACGCACTCAATATGAGTTTCTATATTGGGGGCACCTCGGTACTTATCGTGGTCGGTGTGGCGCTGGATACGCTCCGTCAACTCGAAGCCCAGTTGCATACCAAGAATTATGAAGGTTTCCTCAAGCATGGCCGCATTCGCGGCAGGATGGCGTCTTAG
- the rpsM gene encoding 30S ribosomal protein S13: MARIAGVDLPKNKTVEYGLTAIYGVGLFTANKVCAQLGIDKNKKCDDLTEEEQGKIRHLLEDEYSVEGQLRAEITLNIKRLQDIGCYRGLRHRKGLPVRGQRSRTNARTRKGPKKTVANKKK, translated from the coding sequence ATGGCACGTATCGCTGGTGTCGATTTACCGAAAAACAAGACTGTTGAATACGGTCTGACGGCAATCTATGGTGTCGGTCTGTTCACCGCTAATAAGGTCTGTGCTCAGCTGGGCATCGACAAGAACAAGAAGTGTGACGACCTGACTGAAGAAGAACAAGGTAAGATTCGTCATCTCCTCGAAGACGAATACTCCGTGGAAGGTCAGCTCCGCGCAGAAATCACCTTGAACATTAAGCGTCTGCAGGATATTGGCTGCTACCGTGGCCTCCGCCACCGCAAGGGTCTCCCCGTTCGCGGTCAGCGCTCCCGTACCAATGCCCGCACTCGTAAGGGCCCCAAGAAGACTGTGGCTAACAAGAAGAAGTAA
- the rplP gene encoding 50S ribosomal protein L16: MLSPKRTLHRKQMKGRMKGIASRGNSIAFGEFGIQALEKCWLTARQIEAARIAMTRKIKRGGRVWIRVFPDKPITRHPAEARMGKGKGAVEFWAAVILPGRIIFEMGGVERELAMEALHVAAQKLPLKCKIIEESEI, from the coding sequence ATGCTGAGTCCTAAAAGAACATTACATCGTAAGCAGATGAAAGGCCGCATGAAGGGCATTGCCTCCCGCGGCAACTCCATCGCCTTCGGCGAATTCGGCATTCAGGCTCTTGAAAAGTGCTGGCTGACTGCTCGTCAGATTGAAGCCGCTCGTATCGCCATGACCCGTAAGATCAAGCGCGGTGGCCGCGTTTGGATCCGCGTCTTCCCCGATAAGCCGATCACCCGTCACCCTGCTGAAGCCCGTATGGGTAAGGGTAAGGGCGCCGTCGAATTCTGGGCAGCCGTTATCCTCCCGGGTCGCATCATTTTCGAAATGGGTGGTGTCGAACGTGAACTGGCCATGGAAGCTCTCCATGTCGCAGCACAGAAGCTCCCCCTCAAGTGCAAAATCATCGAAGAATCGGAGATCTAA
- the rplE gene encoding 50S ribosomal protein L5, which translates to MNQMKQFYLEKVVPALQQKFAYKNVMEIPRLQKIVLNMGVGAAASNRKILDEAVDTLTAITGQKAVVTNAKKAIAQFHLREGIGIGAKVTLHGDNMWDFLFRLINIDLPRVRDFRGLARRGFDGMGNFTLGIKEQTIFVEIDIDKISRTFGMDISFVTSAKTDDEGRALLEELGLPFRK; encoded by the coding sequence ATGAACCAGATGAAGCAATTTTATCTCGAAAAAGTAGTTCCGGCCTTGCAGCAGAAGTTTGCTTACAAGAACGTGATGGAAATTCCCCGCCTCCAGAAGATCGTGCTCAACATGGGTGTCGGCGCTGCCGCCTCTAACCGCAAGATCCTGGATGAAGCCGTTGACACCCTGACCGCAATTACCGGCCAGAAGGCCGTCGTCACCAACGCCAAGAAGGCTATCGCCCAGTTCCACCTGCGCGAAGGTATCGGCATCGGTGCCAAGGTCACCCTGCACGGCGACAACATGTGGGACTTCCTCTTCCGTCTCATCAACATCGACCTCCCGCGTGTCCGTGACTTCCGTGGTCTCGCACGCCGTGGCTTTGATGGCATGGGTAACTTCACCCTCGGCATCAAGGAACAGACCATCTTTGTTGAAATCGACATTGACAAGATTTCTCGTACTTTCGGTATGGACATCTCCTTCGTGACCTCTGCAAAGACGGACGACGAAGGCCGCGCCCTGCTTGAAGAACTTGGACTCCCCTTCAGGAAGTAA
- the rplX gene encoding 50S ribosomal protein L24: protein MANIKKNDNVKVISGANKGKTGTVISVKGGKVTVSGVNVRKRHEKPSQTNQTGGIIEKELPIDISNVMLLEGNTPVRTRIVREAGKKASRVSVKSGKAI from the coding sequence ATGGCAAACATCAAGAAGAATGATAACGTCAAGGTGATTTCCGGTGCCAACAAGGGCAAGACCGGCACCGTGATTAGTGTCAAGGGCGGTAAGGTGACCGTTTCGGGCGTGAACGTCCGCAAGCGTCATGAAAAGCCGTCTCAGACCAATCAGACTGGTGGCATCATCGAAAAGGAACTGCCGATCGACATTTCCAACGTGATGCTCCTCGAAGGCAACACTCCTGTCCGTACCCGTATCGTGCGCGAAGCCGGCAAGAAGGCTTCCCGCGTGAGCGTCAAGTCCGGCAAGGCTATCTAG
- the rpsH gene encoding 30S ribosomal protein S8, with amino-acid sequence MAMTDPIADMLTRIRNAASAKLPVVDIPASNLKREIARVLQEKGFIKKFVVVDDGKQGILKVLLRYTKGESAIQGIQRISSPGLRHYVDAAKLPRVRNGLGYAIISTSKGVMTDHEARKENVGGEVIAKVW; translated from the coding sequence ATGGCAATGACAGATCCTATCGCCGATATGCTCACCCGTATCCGCAATGCCGCTTCGGCAAAGCTCCCCGTGGTGGACATTCCTGCCAGCAACTTGAAGCGTGAAATCGCTCGCGTGTTGCAGGAAAAAGGTTTCATTAAAAAGTTCGTCGTCGTCGATGACGGTAAGCAGGGCATCCTCAAGGTCCTCCTCCGTTACACGAAGGGCGAATCCGCTATCCAGGGCATCCAGCGCATTTCTTCGCCTGGTCTGCGTCACTATGTCGACGCTGCTAAGCTTCCGCGCGTCCGCAACGGCCTTGGCTATGCTATCATCTCCACATCTAAAGGCGTGATGACCGACCACGAAGCCCGCAAGGAAAACGTGGGTGGTGAAGTCATCGCAAAGGTATGGTAA
- the rpsQ gene encoding 30S ribosomal protein S17 — MDRNLRKVRQGVVSSDKMDKTITVVVENRKRHPVYNKIMTTTKKLKAHDENNEAGEGDLVEIMETRPLSATKRWRLVRIVAKKK; from the coding sequence ATGGATAGAAACCTTCGTAAGGTAAGACAGGGTGTCGTCAGCTCTGACAAGATGGACAAAACCATCACCGTCGTAGTTGAAAACCGTAAGCGTCACCCGGTGTACAACAAGATCATGACCACCACCAAGAAGCTCAAGGCTCACGATGAAAACAACGAAGCCGGTGAAGGCGACCTGGTGGAAATCATGGAAACTCGTCCGCTCTCTGCAACGAAGCGCTGGCGCCTCGTTCGCATTGTAGCTAAGAAGAAATAA
- the rpsK gene encoding 30S ribosomal protein S11, with product MAEEEIKETAAAAEAPVAAATEEKVKKGKKRIDVQGIACVFASFNNTIVSITDARGNVVAWGSPGNSGFKGSRKSTPFAAQLAAEVAAHKAFDLGMRKVDVRVKGAGGGRESAVRAIKNAGLEVLSIRDVTGVPHNGCRPKKKRRV from the coding sequence GTGGCTGAAGAAGAAATTAAGGAAACTGCTGCCGCTGCCGAAGCTCCGGTCGCTGCTGCTACAGAAGAAAAGGTCAAGAAGGGCAAGAAGCGTATTGACGTTCAGGGTATCGCCTGCGTGTTCGCTTCCTTCAACAATACAATCGTTTCTATCACCGATGCTCGCGGCAACGTGGTCGCTTGGGGCTCTCCGGGTAACTCCGGTTTCAAGGGCTCTCGCAAGAGCACTCCGTTTGCTGCCCAGCTCGCCGCTGAAGTCGCTGCCCACAAGGCTTTCGACCTCGGTATGCGCAAGGTAGATGTCCGCGTCAAGGGCGCAGGTGGCGGTCGTGAATCCGCTGTCCGTGCTATCAAGAATGCGGGCCTCGAAGTTCTCTCTATTCGAGACGTGACGGGCGTTCCGCACAATGGTTGCCGTCCTAAAAAGAAGAGAAGAGTCTAA
- the rpmD gene encoding 50S ribosomal protein L30: MKKVRITLIKGTVRRLPMHRANVAALGLRKIGQSVEHVLTPSIQGMINAVADMVKVEEI; the protein is encoded by the coding sequence ATGAAGAAAGTTCGTATTACTTTGATTAAGGGTACTGTCCGCCGTCTCCCGATGCACCGCGCTAACGTGGCTGCTCTCGGCCTCCGTAAGATCGGACAGTCTGTTGAACACGTTTTGACCCCCAGCATCCAGGGCATGATCAATGCCGTGGCTGACATGGTGAAGGTCGAGGAGATCTAA
- the rpsE gene encoding 30S ribosomal protein S5: protein MEREAQVSEFEDKVVHINRCAKTVKGGRRMSFSALVVVGNKNGKVGVGLGKAKEVSEAIRKGTEAAQRNIVEVQLLDGTIPHDIEVKSGATRILLMPAAPGTGVIAGAAARAVLELAGVRNILTKIHGSSNPSTVVSACLEGLLAQKNKQDCAALRGANA from the coding sequence TTGGAACGCGAAGCTCAAGTTTCTGAATTTGAAGACAAGGTTGTACACATCAACCGTTGCGCTAAGACCGTCAAGGGCGGTCGCCGTATGTCCTTCTCCGCTCTCGTTGTCGTTGGCAACAAGAACGGCAAGGTCGGTGTTGGTCTCGGTAAGGCTAAGGAAGTTTCCGAAGCTATCCGCAAGGGTACCGAAGCCGCTCAGCGTAACATCGTTGAAGTGCAGCTTCTCGACGGCACCATTCCCCACGACATCGAAGTCAAGAGCGGCGCAACCCGCATTCTCTTGATGCCGGCTGCTCCGGGTACTGGTGTTATCGCCGGTGCCGCTGCCCGTGCCGTTCTCGAACTGGCCGGTGTGCGCAACATCCTCACCAAGATTCACGGTTCTTCCAACCCGAGCACTGTCGTGAGCGCCTGCCTCGAAGGTCTCTTGGCTCAGAAGAACAAACAGGACTGCGCCGCTCTCCGCGGTGCCAATGCCTAA
- the rplQ gene encoding 50S ribosomal protein L17, with translation MRHGVKNKKLGVNAQHKRAILRALTTSILEKGMEAEQSNRYVRTTLHKAKLVRSCVDRMITYAKKGDLSARREASRFVMSPKAVQDLFATIGPRYAGRNGGYTRIIKLGPNRAGDASEMALVGLVEDEIVVKTKKAAEPAKSDAVSMVEGESKA, from the coding sequence ATGAGACACGGTGTAAAAAACAAGAAATTGGGCGTGAATGCCCAGCACAAGCGTGCCATCCTCCGCGCTCTTACCACTTCTATTCTTGAGAAGGGCATGGAAGCCGAGCAGAGCAACCGCTACGTGCGCACTACTCTCCACAAGGCTAAGCTCGTCCGCAGCTGCGTGGATCGCATGATCACTTATGCAAAGAAGGGTGACCTTTCTGCACGTCGTGAAGCTTCCCGCTTCGTGATGAGCCCGAAGGCTGTGCAGGACCTGTTCGCAACGATCGGTCCTCGCTATGCTGGCCGTAACGGCGGCTACACCCGCATCATCAAGCTCGGCCCGAACCGCGCTGGTGACGCTTCCGAAATGGCTCTCGTCGGTCTCGTCGAAGACGAAATCGTCGTGAAGACCAAGAAGGCTGCTGAACCTGCCAAGTCCGATGCTGTGAGCATGGTCGAAGGCGAAAGCAAGGCATAA
- the rplN gene encoding 50S ribosomal protein L14: MIQEETRLVVADNSGAKEVACIRVLGGTNRRYASIGDVIKVAVKDAIPQSKVKKGSVADAVVVRTRKEIARPDGTFIRFSDNAVVLINKDGEPRGTRIFGPVARELRDKKYMKIISLAPEVL; encoded by the coding sequence ATGATTCAAGAAGAAACCAGACTCGTCGTGGCCGATAACAGTGGAGCCAAGGAAGTCGCCTGCATCCGCGTTTTGGGTGGCACCAACCGTCGCTATGCCAGCATCGGTGATGTCATCAAGGTTGCCGTCAAAGACGCAATCCCCCAGAGCAAGGTGAAGAAGGGTTCCGTAGCTGACGCCGTCGTCGTGCGCACTCGCAAAGAAATTGCCCGTCCGGATGGCACGTTCATCCGTTTTTCGGACAACGCCGTGGTTCTCATCAACAAGGATGGCGAACCTCGTGGAACCCGTATTTTTGGACCGGTGGCTCGTGAGCTCCGCGACAAGAAATACATGAAGATCATCTCCCTCGCACCTGAGGTTCTCTAA
- the rpmC gene encoding 50S ribosomal protein L29, translating into MKARELKELGVDQLKEKLAQLNLDLFNYRMAAKLGNLEKPSSIRNTRKDIARVKTILTEKAKA; encoded by the coding sequence ATGAAGGCACGTGAATTAAAGGAACTGGGCGTTGACCAGCTCAAGGAAAAACTGGCTCAGTTGAATCTCGATTTGTTCAATTACCGTATGGCTGCCAAGCTTGGTAACTTGGAAAAACCCTCTTCGATCCGCAATACCCGCAAGGATATCGCTAGGGTCAAGACCATCCTCACCGAAAAGGCCAAGGCATAA
- a CDS encoding type Z 30S ribosomal protein S14 — translation MASKRMIEKCKRTPKYTVRGYNRCKRCGRPHAFMRRFGLCRICFREMALAGEIPGITKSSW, via the coding sequence ATGGCAAGCAAAAGAATGATTGAAAAATGCAAGCGTACTCCGAAGTATACCGTTCGTGGGTACAACCGTTGCAAGCGTTGCGGTAGGCCGCACGCCTTTATGCGCCGCTTTGGCCTTTGCCGTATTTGCTTCCGCGAAATGGCACTCGCCGGCGAAATCCCCGGTATCACAAAGTCGTCTTGGTAA
- the rplO gene encoding 50S ribosomal protein L15, giving the protein MELNTLNPGKAAKGKSRKRIGRGPGSGWGTTAGRGQKGAGARKSAQAGRVAFEGGQMPIHRRIPKRGFKSHFAKDTQIVNLKKLASCSVTDFDAQAMFDQGFIKNIELPIKVLAFGTIDKAINVKVNAISEKAKAMIEAAGGKVEIV; this is encoded by the coding sequence ATGGAACTCAATACTCTCAATCCTGGCAAGGCTGCCAAGGGCAAGAGCCGCAAGCGCATTGGTCGCGGTCCGGGTTCCGGTTGGGGCACCACCGCTGGCCGTGGCCAGAAGGGTGCCGGCGCTCGTAAGAGTGCTCAGGCCGGTCGCGTCGCCTTCGAAGGCGGCCAGATGCCGATCCACCGTCGCATCCCGAAGCGTGGCTTCAAGTCTCACTTCGCCAAGGACACGCAGATCGTTAACCTCAAGAAGCTCGCTTCTTGCAGCGTGACGGACTTCGACGCCCAGGCAATGTTTGACCAGGGTTTCATCAAGAACATCGAACTGCCTATCAAGGTCCTCGCATTCGGTACCATCGACAAGGCAATCAATGTAAAGGTTAACGCCATCAGCGAAAAGGCCAAGGCCATGATCGAAGCTGCTGGCGGCAAAGTCGAGATCGTCTAA
- the rplF gene encoding 50S ribosomal protein L6: MSRIGKAIINIPAGVKVAVNGQNIKVEGPLGKLETDVHELIAIKLEGNQLSFSRPDDQKFTRAIHGTTRALVANMVEGVTKGFQKTLEIVGVGYRVEQKGKDLNLVLGFSHPVIFKAPEGVELKAVDPLKISIKGIDKQKVGQAAAEIRKYRKPEPYKGKGVKYEGEIVRRKQGKKTGK; encoded by the coding sequence ATGTCCCGTATCGGTAAAGCTATTATCAATATCCCGGCCGGCGTGAAAGTCGCCGTCAATGGTCAGAACATCAAGGTTGAAGGTCCTCTCGGCAAGCTCGAGACCGACGTTCATGAACTGATTGCAATCAAGCTCGAAGGCAACCAGCTTTCCTTCTCCCGTCCTGACGATCAGAAGTTCACCCGTGCCATCCATGGCACTACTCGCGCTCTCGTTGCCAACATGGTCGAAGGCGTGACCAAGGGTTTCCAGAAGACGCTCGAAATCGTCGGCGTTGGTTACCGTGTGGAACAGAAGGGCAAGGACCTCAACTTGGTTCTCGGCTTCTCTCATCCGGTTATCTTCAAGGCCCCGGAAGGCGTTGAACTCAAGGCTGTTGACCCGCTGAAGATCTCTATCAAGGGCATCGATAAGCAGAAGGTCGGCCAAGCTGCGGCAGAAATCCGCAAGTACAGGAAGCCTGAACCGTATAAGGGCAAGGGCGTCAAGTACGAAGGCGAAATTGTCCGTCGTAAGCAAGGTAAGAAGACAGGTAAATAA
- a CDS encoding polysaccharide biosynthesis/export family protein, which produces MRNFILFIALLCVSIFAEDDLFSSGVLSAKKGGISSRSSVAMEPSFAESPVDSNYVLGPGDFLDLMLEENYLSVQVYPDGSVAIEECGGVVVGGKTLAEARELILDLVAKRYKRDQCFVQLAALKKFKVNAMGAIVQVGQQLVEPQTRLSMFLRKVGGTLPSANIEDVQVIRGSDTIHVDYSAMSMKGEFANDIMLEQGDKVYVPFVKMGQNVTLIFPGYRTSASYQEGRTLQEYFDLVGGFRLHNYGYKALCVREPGAAPRWLDISEMSKTTVAPNTEVEFSVQEMLVYVGGSVSYIGRHPYNPSWHALDYVAASGINTITGTWNQIKVWRGKKPEPLYLSVTEDQILPGDYIEIPKSRYESFKDFTLFLASLLTVISSAFIIYVNYK; this is translated from the coding sequence ATGCGTAACTTTATACTATTCATAGCTTTACTTTGCGTTAGCATTTTTGCCGAAGACGATCTTTTTAGCTCGGGTGTGCTTTCTGCGAAGAAAGGTGGAATCTCTTCGAGAAGTTCTGTCGCGATGGAGCCTTCTTTTGCTGAATCTCCCGTGGATTCAAACTATGTGCTTGGCCCGGGCGATTTCCTGGACTTGATGCTCGAAGAAAATTATTTGTCGGTGCAGGTATATCCGGACGGATCTGTGGCCATTGAAGAATGCGGCGGTGTCGTCGTGGGTGGCAAGACGCTTGCCGAAGCACGCGAATTGATTTTGGATCTTGTTGCCAAGCGTTACAAGCGTGACCAGTGCTTTGTCCAGCTTGCAGCGCTCAAGAAGTTCAAGGTGAACGCCATGGGCGCCATTGTACAGGTGGGCCAGCAGCTGGTGGAACCGCAGACGAGACTGAGTATGTTCTTGCGCAAGGTGGGCGGAACTCTCCCGAGTGCCAATATCGAAGACGTGCAGGTGATTCGCGGTAGTGACACGATCCATGTCGATTACAGCGCCATGTCGATGAAGGGTGAATTTGCCAACGACATTATGCTGGAACAGGGCGACAAGGTTTACGTACCCTTCGTGAAGATGGGCCAGAATGTCACCTTGATTTTCCCGGGTTACAGGACCAGTGCCTCGTACCAGGAAGGACGCACCTTGCAGGAATACTTTGATCTTGTGGGCGGTTTCCGCTTGCATAATTATGGCTACAAGGCGTTATGCGTTCGCGAACCCGGAGCAGCTCCGCGTTGGCTCGATATTTCTGAAATGAGCAAGACGACTGTCGCCCCGAATACCGAAGTTGAATTCTCGGTGCAAGAAATGCTTGTGTACGTGGGTGGTTCAGTAAGCTATATCGGAAGACACCCTTACAACCCCTCGTGGCATGCGCTTGATTACGTGGCGGCGTCGGGAATTAATACGATTACGGGTACATGGAACCAGATCAAGGTGTGGCGCGGCAAGAAGCCAGAGCCACTTTACCTGAGCGTGACCGAAGACCAGATTTTGCCGGGCGACTATATCGAAATTCCGAAGAGTCGCTATGAATCCTTCAAGGATTTCACGTTGTTCCTTGCATCGCTCTTGACTGTGATTTCTTCGGCATTCATCATTTACGTCAATTATAAGTAG
- a CDS encoding DNA-directed RNA polymerase subunit alpha: MMWKSLQMPRSFQKVETGEDGRYAKFVVEALERGWGITLGNALRRSLLSSLQGAAIVSVKIEGVDKEFSTIPGVKEDVTDIILNLKSIRVKLLSDHDETLRLDMSGEGEVTAKDFMDNPNVAILTPDVHIATLNGNASLSLEVKISSGRGYVTADELKDKDAPIGVIAMDANFNPVQKVAMHISDTRVGQKTDYNRLELEITTDGSIDPEDALAYAAKLLMDHLEIFINFEGDLESPEELEMDEERQRIAQLLRTRVDDLELSVRSSNCLRMANIHTVGELVRNKENDMLKYKNFGRKSLVELNEVLTSMGLSFGMDVDDYLKD, encoded by the coding sequence ATGATGTGGAAATCACTTCAGATGCCGCGCAGCTTCCAGAAAGTGGAAACCGGCGAAGATGGTCGCTACGCCAAGTTTGTCGTAGAGGCTTTGGAACGTGGCTGGGGTATTACCCTCGGTAACGCCCTCCGTCGCTCGCTCCTTTCCTCTCTGCAGGGTGCGGCTATTGTCTCCGTGAAAATTGAAGGCGTCGATAAGGAATTCTCGACGATTCCGGGTGTAAAGGAAGATGTCACTGACATTATCCTGAATCTCAAGAGCATCCGCGTGAAGCTCCTGTCCGACCACGACGAAACGCTCCGCCTGGACATGTCCGGCGAAGGCGAAGTCACGGCCAAGGACTTCATGGACAATCCGAATGTCGCCATCTTGACTCCGGATGTCCATATCGCTACTTTGAACGGTAACGCATCGCTCTCCCTGGAAGTGAAGATTTCCAGCGGTCGCGGCTACGTCACTGCCGACGAATTGAAGGACAAGGACGCTCCGATTGGCGTGATCGCCATGGACGCCAACTTCAACCCGGTGCAGAAAGTCGCGATGCACATCAGCGATACCCGCGTTGGCCAGAAGACGGACTACAACCGTCTGGAACTGGAAATCACGACTGACGGTTCCATCGATCCGGAAGACGCTCTTGCATACGCTGCAAAGCTCCTCATGGACCACTTGGAAATCTTCATCAACTTCGAAGGCGATCTCGAAAGCCCCGAAGAACTTGAAATGGATGAAGAACGTCAGCGTATCGCCCAGCTCCTGCGCACCCGCGTGGACGACCTGGAACTTTCCGTTCGCTCCAGCAACTGCCTCCGTATGGCTAACATCCATACCGTCGGCGAACTTGTGCGCAACAAGGAAAACGATATGCTTAAATACAAGAACTTCGGCAGGAAGTCCTTGGTGGAACTTAACGAGGTGTTGACCTCCATGGGCCTTTCCTTTGGCATGGACGTCGATGACTACTTGAAGGATTAA
- the rpmJ gene encoding 50S ribosomal protein L36, whose protein sequence is MKIKASIKPRCENCKIIRRKGVLRIICSKNPRHKQKQG, encoded by the coding sequence ATGAAAATCAAAGCCTCCATCAAACCCAGATGTGAAAACTGCAAGATCATCCGCCGTAAGGGTGTATTGCGCATCATCTGTTCGAAGAACCCCCGTCACAAGCAGAAGCAGGGATAA